A portion of the Eubacterium maltosivorans genome contains these proteins:
- a CDS encoding LTA synthase family protein: MDSVINLTTSKKRILAALAAVAALSLSLALCYQMMGFDEGYLNTAGLCVFMIGLAIFSNIACRERAAALWNVLLLVLSSAFSYTIFQIFQEAPFDTEGIRLFLNLACCMAVYVFLYIITGRMRTSLIGGGILMYIFGLAGYFVRLFRGDTLLYTDLFSAKTGLQVASAYHFELSGTILLAALVLTALLFWAFKANGSIHDKYKSRKLRLTAFVTLTITFGLFFETNVERYYYAWDMPVNGYPYTFTVNAKLSHVREPEGYDLAFLGESIKNVQQPMTTGAVGRGGTTEKAAAGPGVKNNHKPNIIAIMNESFSDLRTVGDFSTNIDVMPFIDSLQENTIKGNLYVSVFGGGTCDSEYAFLTGNTTAYLPENARPYQLYIKVPAPSLTSTLNYEGYNSYAIHPGERNAWNRDKVYPNFGFQQFFSEEEFLESQTLREKWVSDAATYDKVIDLYENKGDNPLFVFDVTIQNHAGYQMNADDLDPVLLEGMEGSYPETEQYLSLMRNSDAAFKGLIDYFSGQDEPTLIVMFGDHQAYIEQAFYEELMQKPLDQWSTEELQKRYVTPFVIWANYDIPEAQVDKLSINYLSSLLLEQAGIQGTPYNDYLMRLSETLPVINSVGIIDNEEQYFRRGDPTIHDREVLEYQQMLYNNMLDTARRRNDLFYPAADF; encoded by the coding sequence TTGGATTCTGTAATCAATTTAACAACGAGTAAAAAAAGAATATTGGCGGCGCTGGCGGCAGTGGCAGCGCTGAGCCTGAGTCTGGCGCTTTGCTACCAGATGATGGGCTTTGATGAGGGCTACCTGAATACAGCAGGGCTGTGTGTGTTTATGATCGGGCTGGCCATCTTTTCAAATATAGCGTGCCGGGAACGGGCGGCAGCTCTGTGGAACGTGCTGCTGCTTGTCCTGTCCTCAGCCTTTTCCTATACCATCTTCCAGATTTTTCAGGAAGCACCCTTCGATACGGAGGGGATCCGTTTGTTTTTAAATCTGGCCTGCTGTATGGCAGTCTATGTGTTTTTATATATTATAACCGGGCGGATGAGAACGTCTTTGATAGGCGGAGGAATTCTGATGTATATTTTTGGACTGGCTGGCTACTTTGTCCGTCTGTTCAGAGGAGATACGCTGCTCTATACGGATCTGTTCTCAGCAAAGACAGGACTCCAGGTCGCCTCAGCTTATCATTTTGAGCTCAGCGGCACCATTTTGCTTGCTGCGCTGGTTTTGACGGCGCTGTTGTTCTGGGCCTTTAAAGCAAACGGCAGCATTCACGATAAATACAAAAGCCGTAAGCTGAGGCTGACAGCTTTTGTAACACTGACCATCACCTTTGGTCTGTTTTTTGAGACCAATGTGGAGCGGTATTATTATGCCTGGGATATGCCGGTTAACGGTTACCCCTATACTTTTACGGTCAATGCCAAGCTTTCCCATGTCAGGGAACCCGAGGGCTATGACCTGGCGTTTTTGGGCGAGAGCATCAAAAATGTTCAGCAGCCCATGACCACCGGGGCCGTCGGGCGGGGCGGGACAACGGAAAAAGCCGCTGCAGGACCTGGAGTGAAAAACAATCATAAACCCAATATCATTGCCATTATGAATGAGTCCTTCAGCGATTTGCGGACCGTGGGGGATTTTTCCACCAATATTGACGTTATGCCCTTTATTGACAGCCTGCAGGAGAATACCATTAAAGGGAATCTTTATGTGTCGGTTTTCGGTGGAGGTACCTGTGACTCCGAATATGCCTTTCTGACCGGAAATACGACGGCTTATCTGCCGGAAAATGCAAGACCCTATCAACTGTATATTAAGGTTCCGGCGCCCAGCCTTACGTCAACGCTGAACTATGAGGGCTACAACAGCTATGCCATCCATCCCGGAGAGCGGAACGCCTGGAACCGTGACAAGGTTTATCCGAATTTTGGCTTTCAGCAGTTTTTCTCAGAAGAAGAATTTTTGGAATCGCAGACGCTTAGAGAAAAATGGGTCAGCGATGCGGCCACCTATGACAAGGTCATTGATCTTTATGAGAACAAGGGGGATAATCCGCTGTTTGTCTTTGATGTGACCATCCAAAACCACGCTGGCTACCAGATGAACGCTGATGATCTTGATCCAGTGCTTCTGGAGGGGATGGAGGGAAGTTACCCCGAAACCGAGCAGTATTTATCTCTGATGCGAAACTCCGACGCAGCGTTTAAAGGTCTGATCGATTATTTCAGCGGGCAGGATGAGCCCACGCTGATAGTTATGTTTGGAGATCACCAGGCATATATTGAGCAGGCATTTTATGAAGAGCTCATGCAGAAGCCTTTGGATCAGTGGAGCACAGAGGAGCTGCAGAAGCGTTACGTCACGCCCTTTGTCATCTGGGCAAACTATGACATCCCGGAGGCCCAGGTGGATAAGCTGAGCATAAATTACCTTTCCAGCCTGCTGCTGGAGCAGGCCGGTATCCAGGGGACGCCCTACAATGATTATTTAATGAGGCTGTCTGAGACACTGCCGGTTATTAATTCTGTAGGGATTATCGATAATGAGGAGCAGTACTTCAGAAGGGGAGACCCGACGATCCACGACCGAGAGGTTCTGGAATACCAGCAGATGCTCTACAATAATATGCTGGATACAGCAAGGCGGCGAAACGATTTGTTTTACCCGGCCGCAGACTTTTAA
- a CDS encoding NAD(P)/FAD-dependent oxidoreductase has protein sequence MNKYDVIIIGAGPAGIFAALELKKEKPELSILMLEKGNAIEKRICPKRKTGVCVGCKPCNITTGFAGAGAYSDGKLSLSPDVGGELPDYIGYEKTEELIAYVDEHYLRFGADPKVHGLDNPEKIREIRTKAIQSNLKLIECPIRHMGTEVGYTIYKRIQDHLIHDLGVEIKFRNPVKSLIVEDGAAVGVQADCEYYADKILAGVGRDGSEWFKAMCDTYGIDTTVGKVDIGIRLETRNEIMKEINDALYEGKLVYYTPTFDDAVRTFCSNPGGVVSTEYYDDNLAVVNGHSYKSDALKTDNTNFALLVSKGFTEPFNAPIAYGKHIASLGNMLTGNKILVQRYGDFIRGRRTNEERLHRNNIRPTLKDAVPGDLCLVLPYRIMKDIDEMIQALDHVSPGLASDETLLYGVEVKFYSNKVAVDEKFQTNIKNLYVLGDGAGITRGLMQASVNGVYVARNLFD, from the coding sequence ATGAACAAATATGATGTAATCATAATCGGCGCCGGCCCTGCCGGCATTTTTGCTGCGCTTGAGCTAAAAAAAGAAAAGCCTGAGCTCAGTATTTTAATGCTGGAAAAGGGCAACGCCATTGAAAAACGAATTTGCCCAAAGCGCAAGACCGGTGTGTGTGTGGGCTGTAAGCCCTGTAACATTACAACCGGTTTTGCCGGAGCGGGTGCTTACTCAGACGGGAAGCTCTCGCTGTCGCCGGATGTCGGCGGGGAGCTGCCGGATTATATCGGTTATGAGAAAACCGAAGAACTTATCGCCTATGTGGATGAGCATTACCTGCGCTTTGGGGCAGACCCCAAGGTACACGGTCTTGATAATCCAGAGAAAATTCGTGAGATAAGAACAAAGGCCATTCAGAGTAATTTAAAGCTTATTGAATGTCCCATACGCCATATGGGGACAGAGGTTGGCTACACCATTTATAAGCGCATCCAGGATCATTTGATCCATGATCTTGGGGTAGAAATCAAGTTCCGCAATCCGGTAAAGAGCCTGATTGTGGAGGATGGTGCAGCCGTTGGCGTGCAGGCGGACTGTGAATATTACGCGGACAAAATTTTAGCCGGTGTAGGCCGTGATGGGTCTGAATGGTTTAAAGCCATGTGCGACACCTATGGCATAGATACAACGGTGGGCAAGGTGGATATCGGTATCCGCCTTGAAACCCGCAATGAAATTATGAAGGAAATCAACGACGCCCTTTATGAAGGCAAACTGGTCTACTACACGCCGACTTTTGACGACGCAGTGCGGACCTTCTGCTCAAATCCTGGGGGCGTGGTTTCAACCGAGTATTATGATGACAATCTGGCAGTGGTCAACGGCCACAGCTACAAATCTGACGCTTTAAAAACAGATAATACCAATTTTGCGCTGTTGGTTTCAAAAGGTTTTACTGAGCCTTTTAACGCGCCCATCGCTTATGGCAAGCATATCGCCAGCCTTGGAAACATGCTCACCGGGAATAAGATTCTGGTGCAGCGCTATGGCGACTTTATAAGAGGCCGGCGAACCAACGAGGAACGGCTTCACCGCAACAATATTCGTCCGACCCTCAAGGACGCTGTACCGGGAGACCTCTGTCTGGTTCTGCCATACCGCATCATGAAGGATATCGATGAAATGATCCAGGCGCTGGACCATGTGTCGCCAGGTCTGGCCAGTGACGAGACGCTGCTCTACGGGGTGGAGGTCAAGTTCTACTCCAACAAGGTGGCTGTGGACGAAAAGTTTCAGACCAATATTAAAAACCTGTATGTGCTGGGCGACGGCGCCGGCATCACCCGCGGTCTGATGCAGGCGTCGGTCAACGGCGTCTATGTGGCGCGGAATTTGTTTGATTAA
- the rplI gene encoding 50S ribosomal protein L9 encodes MKVVLLEDVQNVGKAGEIVNVKDGYGRNFLIKTNKGLPGTKENIAKAEEAQALKKQQMEEERQAAVAMAKVIDDTTITIAEKAGEDGKLFGSVTSKDIAEALEAQKEIKVDKRKIALNAPVRNVGRIEVKVKTYAGVEGNLTVVVEAAK; translated from the coding sequence ATGAAAGTAGTGTTATTAGAAGATGTTCAAAATGTCGGCAAAGCCGGCGAAATTGTCAATGTTAAGGATGGCTATGGCCGTAACTTTTTAATCAAAACCAATAAAGGTCTTCCGGGAACAAAGGAAAATATTGCTAAGGCAGAGGAAGCTCAGGCTCTGAAAAAACAGCAGATGGAAGAAGAACGCCAGGCTGCTGTGGCTATGGCCAAGGTCATTGACGATACGACCATCACCATCGCTGAAAAAGCAGGGGAAGACGGAAAGCTTTTCGGCTCTGTCACAAGCAAGGATATTGCGGAGGCCCTGGAAGCTCAGAAAGAGATCAAAGTGGATAAACGCAAGATCGCTTTAAACGCACCGGTCAGAAATGTCGGACGCATTGAGGTGAAGGTTAAAACCTATGCCGGCGTTGAGGGCAACCTGACAGTGGTGGTTGAAGCCGCAAAATAA
- the rsmI gene encoding 16S rRNA (cytidine(1402)-2'-O)-methyltransferase, whose protein sequence is MPGKLYIVGTPIGNLEDITLRALRVLEEVDVIAAEDTRHTVKLLNHFELKKHLLAYHQHNEQSGSEKLLEFLTAGKNIALVSDAGMPIISDPGSVIVSRCNEAGIPVEVVPGPNAGLCALVLSGIDARVFTFLGFLGKQNKEIREGIEKIAASENTVILYETPHRLVKTLEAMVQVIPDRKMSISREITKKYEETRMGTVQEHLNWYSENPPKGEFVLVIEGGDGLTEGGQDLMSLPLEDHMAHYEDQGMGEKEAMKQVARDRGVSKRDIYNELKR, encoded by the coding sequence ATGCCGGGAAAATTATATATTGTCGGGACACCCATCGGGAATCTTGAGGATATTACGCTGAGGGCCCTTCGGGTTTTAGAGGAAGTGGATGTGATTGCCGCGGAGGATACCCGTCATACTGTCAAGCTTCTCAATCATTTTGAGCTTAAGAAGCATCTGTTGGCCTATCACCAGCACAATGAGCAGAGCGGCAGTGAAAAGCTGCTGGAGTTTTTGACAGCGGGTAAAAATATCGCCCTGGTCAGCGATGCGGGAATGCCTATTATCTCTGACCCTGGCTCAGTCATTGTCAGCCGGTGCAATGAAGCCGGAATCCCGGTGGAGGTGGTGCCTGGACCAAACGCAGGGCTTTGTGCGCTTGTGCTTTCAGGCATTGACGCCCGGGTTTTTACCTTTCTGGGTTTTTTAGGAAAGCAGAATAAAGAGATTCGCGAGGGTATTGAGAAAATAGCCGCTTCTGAAAATACAGTTATTCTCTACGAAACGCCCCACAGACTGGTGAAAACACTGGAAGCCATGGTTCAGGTCATTCCGGACCGAAAAATGAGTATTTCCAGGGAAATAACAAAAAAATACGAAGAGACCCGAATGGGTACAGTTCAGGAGCATCTGAACTGGTATTCTGAAAACCCGCCCAAGGGCGAGTTTGTGCTGGTTATTGAAGGCGGCGATGGGCTTACGGAGGGAGGTCAGGATTTGATGTCCCTTCCGCTGGAGGATCACATGGCCCATTACGAAGACCAGGGCATGGGCGAAAAGGAAGCCATGAAACAGGTGGCCAGGGACCGCGGCGTGAGCAAGCGGGATATTTATAATGAACTGAAACGGTAA
- the dnaB gene encoding replicative DNA helicase, with product MINPKTPPHNLEAEQSVLGAILLEESNIARAEELLSPDDFYSTANARIFECMLALHDERRPIDTVTLINMLKNRGVLEEIGGPAYIAGLVDQVPMYTNYEEYCKIVQEKSVIRNLIDTATEILNESYGQYDDVESVIESAEQSIFKVSQGKKRGDFEPISETLGETLMQIETIQQNQGNLTGLTTGFSELDLYTSGLQRSDLIFVAARPSMGKTAFALNLAQNAALKENAAVAIFSLEMSKAQLVQRMLCAESLVDSNKIRTGELSPEDWESISLGYSHLYNTNIFIDDTPGVTLSEVRSKCRRLKTEKGLDLILIDYLQLMSGRGKAENRQNEISEISRGLKGLAREMDCPLICLSQLSRAPDARTDHHPMLADLRESGSIEQDADVVMFLYRDYYYNKESEPHIAELDIAKQRNGPTGRLKLAWLPEYTKFNDPAPDFYEDPGY from the coding sequence GTGATTAACCCGAAGACTCCGCCCCACAACCTTGAAGCAGAGCAGTCGGTGCTCGGAGCGATTTTGCTGGAAGAATCCAATATCGCCAGAGCCGAGGAGCTGCTGTCGCCGGATGATTTTTACAGCACAGCCAATGCCAGAATATTTGAATGTATGCTGGCACTGCATGATGAAAGACGGCCCATTGATACCGTAACCCTGATCAATATGCTTAAAAACCGGGGCGTTCTTGAAGAAATCGGAGGACCGGCCTATATCGCGGGATTGGTTGACCAGGTCCCCATGTACACGAATTATGAGGAATACTGTAAAATTGTTCAGGAAAAATCGGTTATACGAAACCTGATTGACACCGCCACCGAAATTCTCAATGAAAGCTACGGCCAGTATGACGATGTGGAATCCGTCATCGAAAGCGCAGAGCAGAGTATTTTTAAGGTTTCACAGGGGAAAAAACGTGGAGATTTTGAGCCCATAAGCGAGACCCTTGGTGAAACCCTGATGCAGATTGAGACGATCCAGCAGAACCAGGGTAATCTGACCGGTCTGACCACTGGCTTTTCAGAGCTTGATCTTTATACCTCCGGTCTGCAGAGGTCTGACCTGATCTTCGTGGCGGCGCGCCCCTCCATGGGTAAAACGGCCTTTGCCTTAAACCTGGCCCAGAACGCTGCCCTGAAGGAAAACGCAGCGGTCGCTATTTTCAGTCTTGAAATGTCCAAAGCCCAGCTGGTACAGCGTATGCTCTGCGCGGAATCTCTGGTCGACAGTAACAAGATCCGTACAGGAGAGCTTTCACCGGAGGACTGGGAGAGCATCTCCCTTGGCTACAGCCATTTATACAATACCAATATCTTTATTGACGATACTCCGGGGGTGACATTGTCAGAGGTAAGGTCAAAATGCCGCCGCCTCAAGACAGAAAAAGGACTGGACTTGATTCTTATCGACTACCTGCAGCTTATGAGCGGAAGGGGAAAGGCGGAAAACAGGCAGAATGAAATTTCGGAGATCTCCCGAGGTCTGAAGGGCCTTGCCCGTGAAATGGACTGTCCGCTGATCTGTCTCTCACAGCTCAGTCGTGCGCCAGATGCGAGGACAGACCATCATCCCATGCTCGCCGACCTCCGTGAGTCTGGCTCCATTGAGCAGGATGCGGATGTGGTTATGTTTTTATACCGTGATTATTACTATAACAAGGAATCTGAGCCACACATTGCAGAGCTGGATATCGCTAAACAGCGTAACGGCCCGACCGGCCGCCTGAAGCTTGCGTGGCTGCCTGAATATACTAAATTTAATGATCCCGCCCCTGATTTCTACGAGGACCCGGGATACTGA
- a CDS encoding DHH family phosphoesterase yields MKEKQSIASKLYLVIFLLSLILLFYNIPLGCLGVLLCGICFWRDSQEEKQSNLRLQKAIETIYGDIDRLNQERMYELPIALVIVNEDGQICWYNQYFDRNFKKKDTAANFFGKKIQEELGIDLETLLREKEQEFNHKDTDYTIVSNSFSDGDETLILLHFFDVTIQKKQQEIYKENEPVFCYILIDNYDDIIEQLPSHERSAVLSQIDLKINEWAKTVGAVIIQYENDHYLMIFEKEKLRAMEEERFRILDEIRETETEEKSQVTLSIGIGVSDEPLAIREADELSHAALDIALARGGDQAVVRQDEKMAFYGGTTEATEKRTKVKARVKAHGLRELIRESDNVLIMGHQTPDMDCLGAAVGLLGACKALNKTGKIVIKEINYSIKELFQYLMENDEYRESFIKPKEAEDYITPNTLLIIVDTQNANYLEVPELIEEIEKIVVIDHHRRSGKFIEKTVLNYTEAYASSTCELITELLQYLDEKESMNETEANALMAGMCMDTKMFTFKTGVRTFEAASYLRRKGADTIIAKTMLQDDLATYSTRSEAVRNAKIYFDSIAISQLENESEYAKIIAAQAADELLNIKGINASFILLKSGSGLVISGRSMGEVNVQLILEKMGGGGHLAIAGAQLPDINDLDVGKQMLLDAIEEYMKEREEK; encoded by the coding sequence ATGAAAGAGAAGCAATCAATCGCGTCGAAACTCTATCTGGTGATTTTTCTGCTGTCGCTGATTCTCCTGTTCTACAATATCCCGCTTGGGTGTCTGGGCGTTCTGCTCTGCGGTATCTGCTTCTGGCGTGACAGCCAGGAGGAAAAGCAGTCCAATCTGCGTCTTCAGAAAGCCATTGAGACTATTTATGGCGATATCGACCGTTTAAACCAGGAGCGGATGTATGAGTTGCCGATTGCCCTGGTCATTGTCAATGAAGACGGACAAATCTGCTGGTATAACCAATATTTTGATCGGAATTTTAAAAAGAAGGATACGGCGGCCAATTTTTTTGGCAAAAAAATTCAGGAAGAGCTTGGGATTGATCTGGAAACCCTGCTCAGGGAAAAGGAACAGGAATTCAACCACAAAGATACAGACTATACCATTGTGTCAAACAGCTTCAGCGATGGAGATGAAACACTGATCCTGTTACACTTTTTCGACGTCACCATTCAGAAAAAACAGCAGGAAATCTATAAGGAAAACGAACCGGTTTTCTGTTATATTTTAATCGACAACTACGACGATATCATCGAGCAGCTCCCCAGCCATGAGCGGTCTGCGGTTCTGAGCCAGATTGACCTGAAGATCAACGAATGGGCCAAGACGGTCGGAGCGGTGATTATTCAATATGAAAATGACCACTATTTAATGATTTTTGAAAAAGAAAAACTCAGGGCCATGGAGGAAGAGCGTTTCCGTATTCTCGATGAAATCCGGGAGACAGAAACGGAAGAAAAATCCCAGGTAACCCTGAGTATCGGTATTGGTGTGTCTGATGAGCCACTGGCCATTCGTGAAGCCGACGAGCTTTCCCACGCGGCGCTGGACATTGCCCTTGCCCGCGGCGGCGATCAGGCCGTTGTCAGGCAGGATGAAAAGATGGCTTTTTATGGCGGAACCACCGAAGCCACGGAGAAACGGACCAAGGTTAAGGCAAGGGTTAAGGCCCACGGCCTCAGAGAGCTTATCCGGGAATCCGATAATGTTCTGATTATGGGGCATCAGACACCGGATATGGATTGTCTGGGTGCGGCGGTCGGCCTTCTGGGCGCCTGCAAGGCCCTCAATAAAACCGGTAAGATTGTTATCAAGGAGATTAACTACAGTATCAAGGAGCTGTTTCAGTATCTCATGGAAAATGACGAGTACCGGGAATCTTTTATCAAGCCAAAGGAAGCGGAGGACTACATTACGCCCAATACCCTGCTGATCATCGTGGATACCCAGAACGCCAATTATCTGGAGGTTCCAGAGCTGATCGAAGAAATCGAAAAGATTGTGGTTATCGACCACCACCGGCGTTCAGGAAAGTTCATCGAAAAGACGGTGCTCAATTACACCGAGGCCTATGCCTCCTCGACCTGTGAATTGATCACCGAACTGCTCCAGTACCTTGATGAAAAGGAAAGCATGAACGAAACCGAGGCCAATGCCCTCATGGCAGGTATGTGCATGGACACAAAGATGTTCACCTTTAAAACAGGGGTGCGGACCTTTGAGGCAGCCTCCTATCTCCGTCGTAAAGGCGCGGATACCATTATCGCTAAAACCATGCTTCAGGATGACCTCGCAACCTATTCCACCCGGTCAGAAGCGGTGCGGAACGCGAAAATCTATTTTGACAGCATCGCGATTTCCCAGTTGGAAAACGAATCGGAATATGCTAAGATCATCGCTGCCCAGGCAGCGGACGAGCTGTTAAATATCAAGGGGATCAATGCATCTTTCATCCTCTTAAAGAGTGGCAGCGGGCTGGTTATCAGCGGCCGTTCCATGGGTGAGGTTAACGTTCAGCTGATCCTCGAAAAAATGGGCGGCGGCGGTCATCTGGCCATCGCGGGTGCCCAGCTTCCGGATATCAATGATCTGGATGTCGGAAAACAGATGTTACTTGACGCTATAGAAGAATATATGAAAGAGAGAGAAGAAAAATGA
- the metG gene encoding methionine--tRNA ligase, translated as MERLSLFFIFLGGNTMEEKKTFYVTTPIYYPSGDLHIGHTYTTVAADTLTRFKKLTGYDAYFLTGTDEHGQKIQKVAEEKGVTPQAYVDDVVGRIKELWKLMNINYDQFIRTTDPEHEKTIQQIFKKLYDQGDIYKGKYEGWYCTPCESFWTESQLVDGNCPDCGRPVEKASEEAYFFKMSKYADRLLQYIEDHPDFIQPESRKNEMINNFIKPGLQDLCVSRTSFSWGVPVTFDPGHVVYVWIDALPNYISALGYMNDKPQLMDKYWPANVHLVGKDIIRFHTIYWPIILMALDLPLPERVYGHGWILLKGGKMSKSVGNVVDPVELAQKYGVDALRYHVLREMTYGADGIYNEDLLVSHINSDLANDLGNLLSRTVAMTVKYFGGVIPAERESGEFDADLAALAVETPGVVEDYMNKLDFSRALEAIWKLVSRTNKYIDETQPWVLIKDPEKKARLAMVMYNLTESLRIISVLVSSAMPDTGVKIADELKVPEELRTWESIQSFGKYPDGIQVERCEPIFPRIEVKKEKPEQKQQPKKEKQAKKEEKTEVPEGLITIDDFAKVEMKVAEVISCEQHPDADRLLVFQLDLGTEKRQIISGIAKYYKPEDLVGKKVIVCTNLKPVMLRGLESNGMILSAVKGKKLSILTVDGDVIPAGGKVS; from the coding sequence ATGGAGAGGCTCTCTTTATTTTTTATTTTTTTAGGAGGAAATACGATGGAAGAAAAGAAAACTTTTTATGTCACAACTCCGATCTATTATCCAAGCGGAGATTTACACATTGGTCATACCTATACCACGGTAGCCGCCGATACCCTGACCCGTTTTAAAAAGCTGACGGGCTATGACGCCTATTTTTTAACCGGTACGGATGAACATGGTCAGAAGATTCAGAAGGTTGCCGAGGAAAAGGGTGTTACCCCACAGGCCTATGTGGATGACGTAGTGGGAAGAATTAAGGAGCTGTGGAAGCTGATGAACATTAACTATGACCAGTTTATCCGCACCACAGATCCGGAACACGAGAAAACCATCCAGCAGATTTTTAAAAAACTCTATGATCAGGGCGATATCTACAAGGGAAAATATGAAGGCTGGTACTGCACGCCCTGCGAGTCCTTCTGGACAGAAAGCCAGCTGGTGGACGGCAACTGCCCGGATTGCGGACGTCCAGTTGAAAAGGCCTCTGAGGAAGCTTATTTCTTTAAAATGTCCAAATATGCAGACCGCTTATTGCAGTATATTGAGGACCATCCGGATTTTATTCAGCCGGAATCCCGGAAGAACGAGATGATCAACAACTTCATCAAGCCCGGCCTTCAGGATCTCTGCGTTTCCAGAACCTCCTTCAGCTGGGGTGTTCCGGTAACCTTTGACCCGGGGCATGTGGTGTATGTCTGGATCGACGCTCTCCCGAATTATATCTCGGCCCTTGGCTACATGAATGACAAGCCTCAGCTCATGGATAAATACTGGCCGGCAAATGTGCATCTGGTCGGTAAGGACATTATCCGCTTCCATACCATTTATTGGCCGATTATCCTCATGGCGCTGGATCTGCCCCTGCCGGAACGCGTCTACGGTCATGGCTGGATTCTGTTAAAGGGCGGTAAAATGTCCAAATCTGTGGGCAATGTAGTTGATCCGGTAGAGTTGGCCCAAAAATACGGCGTGGACGCCCTGCGCTATCATGTGCTGCGTGAAATGACTTATGGTGCAGACGGTATTTACAACGAAGACCTGCTGGTCAGCCATATCAATTCTGATCTGGCCAATGACTTGGGTAATCTCCTGAGTCGGACAGTGGCCATGACCGTGAAATATTTTGGCGGTGTGATTCCGGCTGAGCGTGAAAGCGGTGAGTTTGACGCTGACCTCGCTGCCTTGGCCGTGGAAACTCCCGGCGTTGTGGAAGATTACATGAATAAACTGGACTTTAGCCGTGCGCTGGAGGCGATCTGGAAGCTGGTATCCCGAACAAATAAATACATCGATGAGACACAGCCCTGGGTTTTGATCAAAGATCCTGAAAAGAAAGCCCGGCTGGCAATGGTTATGTATAATCTGACAGAGTCTCTCAGAATAATTTCTGTGCTCGTAAGCTCTGCAATGCCGGATACCGGCGTTAAGATCGCCGATGAGCTCAAGGTGCCGGAGGAACTCAGGACTTGGGAAAGCATCCAGTCCTTTGGAAAATATCCGGACGGCATCCAGGTAGAACGCTGTGAACCGATCTTCCCGAGAATTGAAGTAAAGAAGGAAAAACCAGAGCAAAAGCAGCAGCCTAAAAAGGAAAAACAGGCGAAGAAGGAAGAAAAAACCGAGGTGCCGGAAGGTCTGATCACCATTGACGATTTTGCCAAGGTTGAGATGAAGGTCGCGGAGGTTATCTCCTGTGAACAGCACCCTGACGCAGACCGACTGCTGGTATTCCAGCTGGATCTGGGGACAGAAAAGCGCCAGATTATTTCTGGAATCGCCAAATATTATAAGCCTGAAGACCTTGTGGGTAAAAAGGTGATTGTATGTACAAATCTGAAACCAGTAATGCTGCGCGGACTGGAGTCCAACGGAATGATTCTTTCCGCTGTAAAAGGAAAAAAATTGAGTATTCTGACGGTCGACGGCGATGTGATTCCAGCCGGTGGTAAAGTAAGCTAA